CAATTCAAAAGCCCCTGAAAGCGTTCGGCAGCAATCGGAAGCTCGTCTATCAGGAGCCGGGCTGTTTCAGCCTGACCAGCAATGCGCGGAGAGCTGCCTCACTGAAGCGCGCCTTGTTCTGCTGGCGGTCACCGTGCATCGAGAACGTCGAGGCCTCGACTGTCACATCGCCCTTTCCTGAACGGGAAGCAACCGCGATGCAGACCGTGCCAACCGGCTTTTCCGGCGATCCTCCACCCGGCCCGGCAATGCCTGTCGTGGAGACCGCGATGTCCGCGCCGCTCCGTTCGAGGCAGCCACGGGCCATCTCTTCGGCCACAGGCTCGCTGACCGCGCCGAGCTCTTCGATTGTCAACGGATCAACGCCAAGCTGTGCGACTTTGGCCTCGTTGCTGTAAGTGACCAGCCCTTGCAGAAAACAGCCGGACGAACCGGCCACATCGGTCAGACGGCTCGCGATAAGGCCACCGGTGCAGGACTCAGCCACAGCCACGGTCATCTTTTTTTCAAGCAGCGTCTCGACCACCACCTCTTCGAGCCGTGCATCCCTGATCGCATAGACAAAAGACCTGGCTCGTTCAACGATGGCATCGACTACCCGGCGGTTCTGTTCGTCGACCTCCTCTTTCCGGCTCCCCGAAGTGCTCACCATGAGGCTCACCCCGGCGGCATGGGGCAGATAGGAGAGCGTGGTGCCTGACGGCAGTTCGTCTTCAACCTGAGCAATCAGCCCCGAAAGCTGCGACTCGCCGATGCCCATTGTCATGATAGGGGTGTGGCGAATGAACGCGCCAGAGAGCGGCTCGAAAAACGGAATGACCGTGAGCTGCATCATGGCCTCCATCTCCACCGGCACGCCCGGCATGAGAACGAGATAGCGGCCCGCGAACTGCGGCGCGCATTCGATAATCATGCCGGGTGCGGTGCCTTTCGTGTTGGGCACGGTGACCGAGCCTTCAATGACCATCGCCTGCGCTTTCATCGCCTCCGTTACCGGGCGGCCGCGGCGTCGGAACATCTCGGCAATTCGCTCGAACGAAGGCTCGTCAAAGACGAGGCCGCGGCCGAGCAGCTCCTGTACGGTGGTGCGTGTCCGGTCGTCGTTGGTCGGGCCGAGCCCGCCGGTCATGAGCACCGCTTCGGCCTCTTCGAGCGCCGACGTCACCGCAACGCGAATCGATTGCGGATCGTCCGAGCAAGTAATGATGCGGCTTACGGGAATGCCGATGGTGCCAAGCTGGCGCGCGATGAACGGAGCGTTGGTGTTAACGCGATGCCCTTTGAGCAACTCGTCGCCGATGGAGATGATGACTGCTTTCATGCGCCGCCTCAGACCAGATAACTTGCGATCCGGAGAATGTCGGCGAACACACCGCCCGCGGTCACTTCACCGCCCGCACCCGGCCCCTTGACCACCAGCGGGGTGTCGAGGTAGCGGTCGGTGGTGAAAACCACCAAATTCTCCGTCCCGTTCAGGCCGGCCACCGGGCTTTCCAGCGGCACGCGCTTCAGGCCGACCTTCGCCTTGCCATCCTTCAGCTCACCGGTGTAGGCGATGGTCTTGCCCTCTTTGGCCGCACTCTCCATCTCTTCGACATACCAATCGTCGATGGTTGCGAGTCGGTCGAGGAATTCAGCCGTACTCATGTCGCCCTGGCAAGATTCGGGAACGAGGCTCTGGCACTCCACATCGTCGTACTCGAGCTGGTAGCCAAGCGCACGCCCGAGGATGAGCATTTTGCGAGCGAAGTCCGCGCCGGAAAGATCGTCGCGCGGATCGGGTTCGGTGTAGCCGGACTCCTTGGCTTTGCGCACGATCTCACTGAAGCGTCCGCCTTTGCGCAGCTCGTTGAAGATGTAGCTCAGAGTGCCGGACAGCACGCCTTCGATGCAGATGATCCGGTCACCGCTGTTCTTCAGGTCGTTAAGCGTGCTGATGATCGGCAGGCCCGCACCGACGTTGGTTTCGTAGAGAAACCGGGCGTTGCTCGACCGCTCGGCCTTCATGATTTTGCCGTACAGTTCCCCCGAACCGGCCATGCCGAGCTTGTTGGCCGTGGCCACGGAGATATTGGCCTGAAGCAGCTCCGGGTAGCTCTCGGCAACCTGCTTGCTGGCCGTGCAATCCACCACGATGGTGTTGTGCAGGTTCTCTGCCCGGATCAGCTTGATGTAGTGGCCGATGCCCTGATGCGCTTCCCTGGTCTTCATCGATTCCTCCCAGTGCTCCAGATCGATGCCCTCCGGCTCGATGCAGATCGCCCGGGTGTTGGCCAGACCCGCAACCACGATGTCGAGCGCCATCTCCTGCTGAAGGGTCGCGCGATGATCCCTGATCTGGCTGATCAGGCTCTTGGCGATCGTGCCGGTTCCAGCGATGAACACGTGCACCTTGCGCATCGAGAGGAAGAAGGACTCGTGGATGCAGTTGAGCGCTTTGTCTTCATCGCTGCTGTCGATGACGACCGAGATGTTCATCTCGTTGGCGCCCTGCGCAACGGCGATCACGTTGACGCCATTCTTGCCGAGCGTTTCAAAGAGCTGCGCCGACACGCCAGGGTGCCCCGACATCTTGTTGCCGACGATGGCAACCATCGCCAGGTTGCGGCGAACGCTGACCGGGTCGATCCGACGCTCCTTGATCTCACGCGAGTACTCCTCTTCGAGCACCTTCTTGGCCATCGATGCCTGATCCGGAGCGACCGCAAGGCTGATCGACTGTTCCGACGAAGCCTGCGAAATGAAGATGATGTTGATGCTGTGCCGTGCAAGGCAGGTGAAAAGACGCGATGCCGTGCCAGGCACACCGGCCATACCGCTGCCGGAAAGGTTGAGCAGCACGACGCGATTGATCGAGGTCAGGCCGGTCACCGGTCTTGGCTGGCCGTCGGTCGAGGCGGGTAACTGACCGATTCGGGTACCGGGATTCTCCGGATCGGAGGCGTTGCGGATCAAGAGCGGAATGCTAGCCTTCATCACCGGCTGCACGGCCAGCGGGTGCAGCACCTTGGCGCCGGCGTGCGAAAGCTCCATCGCCTCGGCGTAGCTGATCTCCGGCAGCACCTTCGCATCGGGCACCCGTTTCGGATCGGCACTGTAGAAACCGTCCACGTGGGTCCAGATCCAAACCTCTTCGGCATGAAGCGCCGCGCCGAGAATCGTGGCGGTGAAATCGGAACCGCCGCGCCCAAGATTGGTCACGCTGCCATCTTCCGCAGATGCGATGAAACCGGTCACAACCGGAACAGGATCGTACGTCTGGAAGCGCTCTTTGATGCGCTTGCCCGTGGCCAGT
This portion of the Chlorobaculum parvum NCIB 8327 genome encodes:
- a CDS encoding competence/damage-inducible protein A: MKAVIISIGDELLKGHRVNTNAPFIARQLGTIGIPVSRIITCSDDPQSIRVAVTSALEEAEAVLMTGGLGPTNDDRTRTTVQELLGRGLVFDEPSFERIAEMFRRRGRPVTEAMKAQAMVIEGSVTVPNTKGTAPGMIIECAPQFAGRYLVLMPGVPVEMEAMMQLTVIPFFEPLSGAFIRHTPIMTMGIGESQLSGLIAQVEDELPSGTTLSYLPHAAGVSLMVSTSGSRKEEVDEQNRRVVDAIVERARSFVYAIRDARLEEVVVETLLEKKMTVAVAESCTGGLIASRLTDVAGSSGCFLQGLVTYSNEAKVAQLGVDPLTIEELGAVSEPVAEEMARGCLERSGADIAVSTTGIAGPGGGSPEKPVGTVCIAVASRSGKGDVTVEASTFSMHGDRQQNKARFSEAALRALLVRLKQPGS
- the thrA gene encoding bifunctional aspartate kinase/homoserine dehydrogenase I, with the protein product MKVFKFGGSSIASAANISNAAAIIRKELERSELIVVVSAIARVTDLLAEAGAQAGKGDEAWRETLDVIGSLHADVIRELFGEEAAPEEAWLREVVAELNDVLHGVALLRELSDKSLVLILSYGERLSCRIMSRCLDVSGTPAECVDARELIVTDENYCYAKVDRLATGKRIKERFQTYDPVPVVTGFIASAEDGSVTNLGRGGSDFTATILGAALHAEEVWIWTHVDGFYSADPKRVPDAKVLPEISYAEAMELSHAGAKVLHPLAVQPVMKASIPLLIRNASDPENPGTRIGQLPASTDGQPRPVTGLTSINRVVLLNLSGSGMAGVPGTASRLFTCLARHSINIIFISQASSEQSISLAVAPDQASMAKKVLEEEYSREIKERRIDPVSVRRNLAMVAIVGNKMSGHPGVSAQLFETLGKNGVNVIAVAQGANEMNISVVIDSSDEDKALNCIHESFFLSMRKVHVFIAGTGTIAKSLISQIRDHRATLQQEMALDIVVAGLANTRAICIEPEGIDLEHWEESMKTREAHQGIGHYIKLIRAENLHNTIVVDCTASKQVAESYPELLQANISVATANKLGMAGSGELYGKIMKAERSSNARFLYETNVGAGLPIISTLNDLKNSGDRIICIEGVLSGTLSYIFNELRKGGRFSEIVRKAKESGYTEPDPRDDLSGADFARKMLILGRALGYQLEYDDVECQSLVPESCQGDMSTAEFLDRLATIDDWYVEEMESAAKEGKTIAYTGELKDGKAKVGLKRVPLESPVAGLNGTENLVVFTTDRYLDTPLVVKGPGAGGEVTAGGVFADILRIASYLV